A region of Ramlibacter agri DNA encodes the following proteins:
- a CDS encoding lysophospholipid acyltransferase family protein: MAAKAFGLFLLGLIRVLTGSQARWYGCPPKAEQRIYFANHQSHADLVMIWAALPAELRSITRPIAAKDYWTKSPLRQWITTAVFNAVYVDRERKGDEDPLVPLIDALASGDSVVIFPEGTRGAGEEPQAFKSGLYSLAQKFPDVVLVPAWIDNIQRVMPKGEVVPVPILCSVTFGAPIRLEPGEERRAFLDRARAAVIALREI, translated from the coding sequence CTGGCCGCGAAGGCTTTCGGCCTGTTCCTGCTGGGCCTCATCCGCGTCCTCACCGGCTCGCAGGCGCGCTGGTACGGCTGCCCGCCCAAGGCCGAACAGCGCATCTACTTCGCCAACCACCAGAGCCACGCCGACCTGGTGATGATCTGGGCCGCGCTGCCGGCGGAATTGCGCAGCATCACGCGGCCGATCGCGGCCAAGGACTATTGGACCAAGTCGCCGCTGCGGCAGTGGATCACGACCGCGGTGTTCAACGCGGTCTACGTCGATCGCGAGCGCAAGGGCGACGAAGACCCATTGGTGCCGCTGATCGACGCGCTGGCCAGCGGCGACTCCGTCGTGATCTTCCCCGAAGGCACGCGCGGCGCGGGCGAAGAACCGCAGGCCTTCAAGTCCGGCCTCTACAGCCTGGCGCAGAAATTTCCCGACGTGGTGCTGGTGCCGGCCTGGATCGACAACATCCAGCGCGTGATGCCCAAGGGCGAAGTGGTGCCGGTGCCCATCCTCTGTTCGGTGACCTTCGGCGCGCCGATCCGGCTGGAGCCCGGCGAGGAGCGGCGCGCCTTCCTGGACCGCGCGCGGGCCGCCGTCATCGCGCTGCGGGAGATCTGA
- the aroE gene encoding shikimate dehydrogenase — protein sequence MGNPVEHSKSPWIHARFAALTGQPVDYGRRLVPLDGFPAAVRAFLAEGGKGCNITVPFKFQAASLVDHRSARAALAGACNVLRFDGSIIQGDNTDGIGLVRDLERNAGVKLAGRDLLLVGAGGAAAGVLGPLLEARPRRVVVANRTAAKAHALVASHATLAAANDVVLAASPLDGSAGSFDIVVNATASSLAGDAVPVPASVLKPGALALDMMYGPAAAGFLQWAADHGATGRDGLGMLVEQAAEAFLVWRGVRPPSGQVLAELRAELELK from the coding sequence ATGGGCAACCCGGTGGAACACAGCAAGTCGCCGTGGATCCACGCCCGCTTCGCCGCCCTGACCGGGCAACCCGTGGACTATGGCCGGCGGCTGGTGCCGCTGGACGGCTTTCCCGCCGCCGTGCGCGCCTTCCTGGCCGAAGGCGGCAAGGGCTGCAACATCACGGTCCCCTTCAAATTCCAGGCCGCCTCGCTGGTGGACCACCGCAGCGCCCGCGCGGCGCTGGCCGGCGCCTGCAACGTGCTGCGCTTCGACGGCTCCATCATCCAGGGCGACAACACCGACGGCATCGGCCTGGTGAGGGACCTGGAGCGCAACGCCGGCGTCAAGCTGGCGGGTCGCGACCTGCTGCTGGTGGGCGCTGGCGGCGCTGCGGCCGGCGTGCTGGGCCCGCTGCTGGAGGCGCGCCCGCGCCGCGTGGTGGTGGCCAACCGCACCGCGGCGAAGGCCCACGCCCTGGTGGCCAGCCATGCCACCCTGGCGGCGGCCAATGACGTCGTGCTGGCGGCCAGCCCGCTGGATGGCAGCGCCGGCAGCTTCGACATCGTCGTCAACGCCACGGCGAGCAGCCTCGCCGGCGATGCGGTCCCGGTGCCCGCCAGCGTGCTGAAGCCGGGCGCGCTGGCCCTGGACATGATGTACGGCCCGGCCGCGGCCGGTTTCCTGCAGTGGGCCGCCGACCATGGCGCCACGGGCCGCGACGGCCTGGGCATGCTGGTGGAACAGGCGGCCGAAGCCTTCCTGGTCTGGCGCGGCGTGCGTCCGCCTTCGGGCCAGGTGCTGGCAGAACTGCGCGCGGAGCTGGAGCTCAAGTGA
- a CDS encoding phosphatidate cytidylyltransferase: MNRFLRSLDSREQVAALFFVVFGLLVIASVSATLATFRRREPLDEAWHLELRHLRQLLATSWVMVAVFWFGWATGETMATILFGLIAFFALREFITLSPTRRGDHHSLVLAFFVVLPLQFWLVATRRFDLFTVFIPVYVFLALPVASALSGDTQRYLERNAKLQWGIMVCVYGMSHVPALLLLRFPGRNYDGKQAFLVFFLVFVVQACMLVQHLVARRFTRPPSLPAVSASFNWQGAAVGVLAGSVLGAALSFITPFRPEQALAAAFVACVAGLLGHLVMKALKRDRGVTSWGPRTLSITGANGLLDRVDALCFAAPIFFHTVRWYFGVQTG; encoded by the coding sequence ATGAACCGGTTCCTGCGCAGCCTCGATTCGCGCGAACAGGTCGCCGCGCTGTTCTTCGTGGTGTTCGGGCTGCTGGTCATCGCCAGCGTCAGCGCCACGCTGGCCACCTTCCGGCGGCGCGAGCCGCTGGACGAGGCCTGGCACCTGGAACTGCGGCACCTGCGCCAGCTGCTCGCGACCTCCTGGGTGATGGTGGCGGTGTTCTGGTTCGGCTGGGCCACCGGCGAGACCATGGCCACGATCCTGTTCGGGCTGATCGCCTTCTTCGCGCTGCGCGAATTCATCACCCTGTCGCCCACCCGGCGCGGCGACCACCACAGCCTGGTGCTGGCCTTCTTCGTGGTGCTGCCGCTGCAGTTCTGGCTGGTGGCCACGCGCCGCTTCGACCTGTTCACGGTGTTCATCCCGGTTTACGTGTTCCTGGCGCTGCCGGTGGCGAGCGCCCTCTCGGGCGACACGCAGCGCTACCTGGAGCGCAACGCCAAGCTGCAGTGGGGCATCATGGTCTGCGTGTACGGCATGAGCCACGTGCCGGCGCTGCTGCTGCTGCGCTTTCCGGGCCGCAACTACGACGGCAAGCAGGCCTTCCTGGTGTTCTTCCTCGTGTTCGTGGTGCAGGCCTGCATGCTGGTGCAGCACCTGGTCGCGCGCCGCTTCACCCGTCCGCCGAGCCTGCCGGCCGTGAGCGCCAGTTTCAACTGGCAGGGCGCCGCCGTCGGCGTGCTGGCCGGCAGCGTGCTGGGCGCGGCGCTGTCCTTCATCACGCCCTTCCGGCCCGAGCAGGCGCTGGCGGCCGCCTTCGTGGCCTGTGTCGCGGGGCTGCTGGGACACCTGGTGATGAAGGCGCTGAAGCGCGATCGCGGCGTCACCTCGTGGGGTCCGCGCACCTTGTCCATCACCGGGGCCAACGGCTTGCTGGATCGCGTCGACGCGCTGTGCTTCGCGGCGCCGATCTTCTTCCACACGGTGCGCTGGTACTTCGGCGTGCAGACCGGATAA
- the ruvC gene encoding crossover junction endodeoxyribonuclease RuvC — MRILGIDPGLQTTGFGVIDVVSGQQLEYVASGTITTTHLDRGDLPARLKVLFDGIGELRVRYQPDAAAIEIVFVNVNPQSTLLLGQARGACVTALVTANLAIAEYTPMQMKQAVAGTGKAAKKQVQLMVQRLLSLPGLPGEDAADALGLAITHAHASVATERIRAAGQVARRSTGAYKTGRVI, encoded by the coding sequence ATGCGCATCCTCGGGATCGACCCCGGCCTCCAGACCACCGGCTTCGGCGTGATCGACGTGGTGAGCGGCCAGCAGCTGGAATACGTGGCCAGCGGCACGATCACCACCACCCACCTCGATCGCGGCGACCTGCCGGCGCGGCTGAAGGTGCTGTTCGACGGCATCGGCGAGCTGCGTGTGCGTTACCAGCCCGACGCGGCGGCCATCGAGATCGTGTTCGTCAACGTCAACCCGCAATCGACGCTGCTGCTCGGGCAGGCGCGCGGCGCCTGCGTCACCGCGCTGGTGACGGCCAACCTGGCAATCGCCGAATACACGCCCATGCAGATGAAGCAGGCGGTGGCGGGCACCGGCAAGGCCGCGAAGAAGCAGGTGCAGCTGATGGTGCAGCGCCTGCTGTCACTGCCGGGGCTGCCCGGCGAGGACGCGGCCGACGCGCTGGGCCTCGCGATCACGCACGCGCATGCGTCGGTGGCGACGGAGCGGATCCGCGCGGCCGGCCAGGTGGCGCGGCGCTCGACCGGCGCGTACAAGACCGGCCGGGTGATCTGA
- the lpxC gene encoding UDP-3-O-acyl-N-acetylglucosamine deacetylase has product MLRQRTLKSLTKAVGVGLHGGQRVELTLRPAQPDTGIVFRRTDLPLPVDIPISAQAVTDTRMASTISNGGVKVLTVEHLMSACAGLGIDNLYVDITAEEVPILDGSSASFVFLLQSAGIVEQNAPRRFIRVLRPVEVREGEGENLKWARLDPYHGFKLGFEIDFDHRVVNSTGQRYEFDLSKGNYSRDIARARTFGFTKDLEMMRSRGLALGGGMDNAIVVDDYRVLNSEGLRYDDEFVKHKILDAIGDLYLVGKPLLAAYSAFRSGHALNNKLIRALLADQTSFEVVSFGDERQAPAGFAQPARAW; this is encoded by the coding sequence ATGCTGCGCCAGAGAACCCTCAAGTCCCTGACCAAGGCGGTCGGCGTGGGCCTGCACGGTGGCCAGCGGGTCGAACTGACGCTGCGCCCGGCCCAGCCGGACACGGGCATCGTGTTCCGCCGCACCGACCTCCCGCTGCCGGTGGACATCCCCATCTCGGCCCAGGCGGTCACGGATACGCGCATGGCGTCCACCATCTCCAATGGCGGCGTCAAGGTGCTGACGGTCGAACACCTCATGTCGGCCTGCGCCGGCCTGGGCATCGACAACCTCTACGTGGACATCACGGCGGAAGAAGTGCCCATCCTCGATGGCTCTTCGGCCTCCTTCGTGTTCCTGCTGCAGTCCGCGGGCATCGTGGAGCAGAACGCGCCGCGCCGCTTCATCCGCGTGCTGCGGCCGGTGGAAGTGCGGGAAGGCGAGGGCGAGAACCTCAAGTGGGCGCGGCTGGACCCGTACCACGGCTTCAAGCTGGGTTTCGAGATCGACTTCGACCACCGTGTGGTCAATTCGACGGGCCAGCGCTACGAGTTCGACCTGAGCAAGGGCAACTATTCGCGCGACATCGCCCGCGCCCGCACCTTCGGCTTCACCAAGGACCTGGAGATGATGCGCTCCCGCGGCCTGGCCCTGGGCGGCGGCATGGACAACGCGATCGTCGTCGACGACTACCGCGTGCTCAACTCCGAAGGCCTGCGCTACGACGACGAGTTCGTCAAGCACAAGATCCTCGACGCCATCGGCGACCTGTACCTGGTCGGCAAGCCGCTGCTGGCCGCCTACAGCGCCTTCCGTTCGGGCCACGCCCTGAACAACAAGCTGATCCGCGCCTTGCTGGCGGACCAGACCTCCTTCGAGGTCGTGAGCTTCGGCGACGAACGCCAGGCGCCGGCGGGCTTCGCGCAGCCGGCACGGGCCTGGTAA
- a CDS encoding ribonuclease catalytic domain-containing protein has protein sequence MFVLFEDAGKFLAGRVLSEADASSQVELESGKRVKVKAANILLKFEKPNPAELLREAQQLATGIELDLAWEFAPEEEFGFADLAREYFSANATLAQQAAALLRLFEAPHYFRRAGKGRFRKAPAEVLQQALAAIEKKKQLQAQIAAWAAELAAGSCPPAIRDQLYKILFKPDKNAPEYKAVVEAARSTHEAPLALLQKAGAITSPYQFHWKRFLLEHFPKGTGFPPVTAPAIKDELPVADVQAFSIDDSSTTEIDDALSVQGLGSGTVTVGVHIAAPGLALQTGAPLDQLARTRLSTVYMPGYKVTMLPDDVVQAYTLLEGRDCPAVSLYVQFDEATLAVKSHETRLERVPIAANLRHDQLDAHLDEAWLEDPASPAGDVPASAAQFRPQLSFLFRLAKQLKAQREVVRGKPETFNRPDYNFRLPGADGEPQGDETVEITMRRRGAPLDLIVAEAMILANSTWGQWLGDIGVPAIYRSQASLAPGVKVRMGTKVAPHAGIGVKAYAWSTSPLRRYTDLVNQWQIIAGARHGRTAALAAPFKPKDAELFSIISAFDAAYSAYNANQAGMERYWTLKYLQQQGITELEATVFKETLARADALPLVLPVLGTADLPRGSRVRVKLGAIDLITLDVNGTVLERLDAAAVSEEEDSEEESVAGPIAIAVDVTDTPEEEAGAPVAAPSST, from the coding sequence ATGTTCGTTTTGTTCGAGGATGCCGGGAAATTCCTGGCTGGGCGGGTGCTGTCGGAAGCCGACGCATCGTCGCAGGTGGAGCTGGAAAGCGGCAAGCGGGTGAAGGTCAAGGCGGCCAACATCCTGCTGAAGTTCGAGAAGCCCAACCCCGCCGAGCTGCTGCGCGAGGCGCAGCAGTTGGCCACAGGCATCGAGCTGGATTTGGCCTGGGAGTTCGCGCCCGAGGAGGAATTCGGCTTCGCCGACCTGGCGCGCGAGTATTTCAGCGCCAACGCCACGCTGGCCCAGCAGGCCGCGGCGCTGCTGCGCCTGTTCGAGGCGCCGCACTACTTCCGCCGCGCCGGCAAGGGCCGCTTCCGCAAGGCGCCGGCCGAGGTCCTGCAGCAGGCGCTCGCGGCCATCGAGAAGAAGAAGCAGTTGCAGGCGCAGATCGCCGCCTGGGCCGCGGAACTGGCCGCGGGCAGTTGCCCGCCCGCCATCCGCGATCAGCTGTACAAGATCCTGTTCAAACCGGACAAGAACGCGCCCGAATACAAGGCCGTGGTCGAGGCCGCGCGCAGCACGCACGAAGCGCCGCTGGCCCTGCTGCAGAAGGCCGGCGCGATCACCTCGCCCTACCAGTTCCACTGGAAGCGCTTCCTGCTGGAGCACTTCCCCAAGGGCACGGGCTTCCCGCCGGTCACCGCGCCGGCCATCAAGGACGAACTGCCGGTGGCGGACGTCCAGGCCTTCTCGATCGACGACTCCAGCACGACCGAAATCGACGACGCGCTGTCGGTGCAAGGGCTGGGCAGCGGCACCGTCACCGTGGGCGTGCACATCGCCGCCCCGGGCCTGGCGCTGCAGACCGGCGCGCCGCTGGACCAGCTGGCGCGCACACGCCTGTCCACTGTCTACATGCCCGGCTACAAGGTGACGATGCTGCCGGACGACGTGGTCCAGGCCTACACCTTGCTCGAAGGCCGCGACTGCCCCGCCGTATCGCTGTACGTGCAGTTCGACGAGGCCACGCTTGCCGTCAAGAGCCACGAGACGCGGCTGGAGCGCGTGCCGATCGCGGCCAACCTGCGCCACGACCAGCTCGATGCCCACCTGGACGAAGCCTGGCTGGAAGACCCGGCCTCGCCCGCCGGCGACGTGCCGGCGAGCGCCGCGCAGTTCCGCCCGCAGCTGTCCTTCCTGTTCCGGCTCGCGAAGCAGCTGAAGGCGCAGCGCGAGGTGGTGCGGGGCAAGCCGGAGACCTTCAACCGGCCCGATTACAACTTCCGCCTGCCCGGCGCGGACGGCGAACCGCAGGGCGACGAGACGGTGGAGATCACCATGCGCCGGCGCGGCGCGCCGCTGGACCTGATCGTGGCCGAGGCCATGATCCTCGCCAACAGCACCTGGGGCCAGTGGCTCGGGGACATCGGCGTGCCCGCCATCTACCGCAGCCAGGCCAGCCTGGCGCCTGGCGTCAAGGTGCGCATGGGGACCAAGGTAGCGCCGCACGCGGGCATCGGCGTGAAGGCTTATGCCTGGAGCACCTCGCCGCTGCGCCGCTACACCGACCTGGTGAACCAGTGGCAGATCATCGCGGGCGCGCGCCACGGCCGCACCGCGGCGCTGGCCGCGCCCTTCAAGCCGAAGGACGCGGAGCTGTTCTCCATCATCTCCGCCTTCGACGCCGCCTACAGCGCCTACAACGCCAACCAGGCCGGCATGGAGCGCTACTGGACCCTGAAGTACCTGCAGCAGCAGGGCATCACGGAGCTGGAAGCCACCGTCTTCAAGGAAACCCTGGCGCGCGCCGACGCCCTGCCGCTGGTGCTGCCGGTGCTGGGCACCGCGGACCTGCCGCGCGGCAGCCGCGTGCGCGTGAAGCTGGGCGCCATCGACCTGATCACCCTGGACGTCAACGGCACGGTGCTGGAGCGGCTGGATGCCGCGGCGGTGTCGGAAGAAGAAGACAGCGAAGAGGAAAGCGTGGCCGGTCCGATTGCCATCGCGGTGGATGTCACGGACACTCCGGAGGAAGAAGCGGGCGCGCCCGTCGCCGCTCCCAGTTCCACCTGA
- a CDS encoding energy transducer TonB — translation MKSFSTLEIALGASVAVHAALLAVRIVDPEGFNRVFQDTPLEVVLVNARSNEKPVKAQAIAQASLAGGGEAESGRATSPLPPSALMQFGDAAEDEQRKIESMQDQQMLMLAQLKRTLAAMPPADPKLASHDAETAAQEDKRRHLMKLLAEIERRINEENARPKKRYISPATREEVYAVYYDGLRRRIEERGTRNFPELQGRKLYGELTMIVTVNHDGRILDTEIVESSGNLTLDRRAASIARAAGPFGRFNDAMRRKADEIVVVSRFKFTRDDTLETKLTSR, via the coding sequence CTGAAGTCCTTCAGCACCCTGGAAATCGCCCTGGGCGCATCCGTCGCCGTGCATGCGGCCCTGCTGGCCGTCCGCATCGTCGACCCCGAGGGCTTCAACCGCGTCTTCCAGGACACGCCGCTCGAAGTGGTGCTGGTCAACGCGCGCAGCAACGAGAAGCCGGTCAAGGCCCAGGCCATCGCCCAGGCCAGCCTGGCGGGCGGCGGCGAGGCCGAGAGCGGCCGCGCCACCTCGCCCCTGCCGCCCTCGGCGCTGATGCAGTTCGGCGACGCCGCCGAGGACGAGCAGCGCAAGATCGAGTCCATGCAGGACCAGCAGATGCTGATGCTGGCCCAGTTGAAGCGCACGCTGGCGGCCATGCCGCCGGCCGACCCCAAGCTGGCCTCGCACGACGCCGAGACGGCCGCGCAGGAGGACAAGCGCCGCCACCTGATGAAGCTGCTCGCCGAGATCGAGCGGCGCATCAACGAGGAAAACGCGCGTCCCAAGAAGCGCTACATCAGCCCCGCGACGCGCGAGGAGGTGTACGCGGTCTACTACGACGGCCTGCGCCGCAGGATCGAGGAGCGTGGCACCCGCAACTTCCCGGAGCTGCAGGGGCGCAAGCTCTATGGCGAGCTGACCATGATCGTCACCGTCAACCACGACGGCCGCATCCTGGACACCGAGATCGTCGAATCCTCGGGCAACCTCACGCTGGACCGCCGCGCGGCCAGCATTGCCCGCGCGGCCGGGCCTTTCGGCCGCTTCAACGACGCCATGCGGCGCAAGGCCGACGAAATCGTGGTGGTCTCGCGCTTCAAGTTCACCCGGGATGACACTCTGGAAACAAAGCTGACCAGCCGGTGA
- a CDS encoding transglycosylase domain-containing protein: MKAIFRWVGLVLLAGLVLQLFFVGRIAMMAAVAPESTTFQRSEAWRIYNEKHRLPWSQHWVAYDAISDNLKRAVIASEDGTFVNHDGVDWDAIEKAWDRNAKAEEVAAKRAQANAKRPAVVRASTKPPKIVGGSTITQQLAKNLLLSGERTMLRKGQEFVLTMLLEHLLDKQRILEIYLNNVEWGEGVFGAEAAAQHYFRKPASRLTPYEAARLAVMLPQPKRFEKNPGSAYLSGRANVIVARMREAELP; encoded by the coding sequence GTGAAAGCGATCTTCCGCTGGGTGGGCCTGGTGCTGCTCGCAGGCCTCGTGCTGCAGCTGTTCTTCGTCGGCCGCATCGCCATGATGGCGGCGGTCGCGCCCGAGTCCACCACCTTCCAGCGCTCGGAAGCCTGGCGCATCTACAACGAGAAGCACCGGCTGCCCTGGAGCCAGCACTGGGTGGCTTACGACGCGATCTCCGACAACCTGAAGCGCGCGGTCATCGCCTCGGAGGACGGCACCTTCGTCAACCACGACGGCGTCGACTGGGACGCGATCGAGAAGGCCTGGGACCGCAACGCCAAGGCCGAAGAAGTCGCCGCCAAGCGCGCGCAAGCCAATGCCAAGCGGCCCGCCGTCGTGCGCGCCAGCACCAAGCCGCCGAAGATCGTCGGCGGCTCCACCATCACGCAGCAGCTGGCCAAGAACCTGCTGCTGTCCGGCGAGCGCACGATGCTGCGCAAGGGCCAGGAATTCGTTCTGACGATGCTGCTGGAGCACCTGCTGGACAAGCAGCGCATCCTGGAGATCTACCTGAACAACGTCGAATGGGGCGAAGGCGTGTTCGGCGCCGAGGCCGCGGCGCAGCACTACTTCCGCAAGCCGGCCAGCCGGCTCACGCCCTACGAAGCCGCGCGGCTGGCGGTGATGCTGCCGCAGCCCAAGCGCTTCGAGAAGAATCCCGGCTCGGCCTACCTGTCCGGGCGCGCCAACGTCATCGTCGCCCGCATGCGCGAGGCCGAACTGCCTTGA
- a CDS encoding YqiA/YcfP family alpha/beta fold hydrolase, with the protein MPVTHLLYLHGFRSSPRSFKAQAMAAAVRERHPAVTWWCPQLPPSPRAAMDLLRAGTRDWPREAMAVVGSSLGGFYATCVAEDTGCRAVLLNPAVHPARDLGRYIGEQTAWHDPAEHFYFAPEYVDELRALERGPAAHPDRYFAVIAKGDEVLDWREMTGRYPGVRIKLLEGGDHAISDFGTHLRDVMEFLQLA; encoded by the coding sequence ATGCCCGTCACCCATCTGCTGTACCTGCACGGCTTCCGCTCCTCCCCGCGCTCCTTCAAGGCCCAGGCGATGGCGGCCGCCGTGCGCGAGCGCCACCCGGCCGTGACCTGGTGGTGCCCGCAGCTGCCGCCCTCCCCGCGCGCCGCCATGGACCTGTTGCGCGCAGGCACACGCGACTGGCCGCGCGAGGCCATGGCCGTGGTGGGCTCCTCCCTGGGTGGCTTCTATGCCACCTGCGTGGCCGAGGACACCGGCTGCCGCGCCGTGCTGCTGAACCCCGCCGTGCATCCGGCGCGCGACCTGGGGCGCTACATCGGCGAGCAGACCGCCTGGCACGACCCCGCGGAACATTTCTACTTCGCCCCCGAATACGTGGACGAACTGCGGGCCCTGGAACGCGGCCCGGCGGCTCATCCGGACCGCTACTTCGCCGTCATCGCCAAGGGCGATGAAGTGCTGGACTGGCGCGAGATGACCGGTCGCTACCCGGGCGTGCGGATCAAGCTGCTGGAAGGCGGGGACCATGCGATCTCCGACTTCGGCACCCACCTGCGGGACGTGATGGAGTTCCTGCAGCTGGCCTGA
- a CDS encoding ATP-binding protein: MGQTEGVAGTEAPVSDELVRRSVAIILAQTRTGAVTAIVMGGLFGFIYVPTAGWLAYLAWYLVFAAGMASRQPYFRRLLARDGPTPASLRRIAFVAAFTGWLAPLSVPLFAHYISIADVGVITIIIVGWVSVAVAVLAVQPRVYGVYVTASLATVYLGWIRLADASDLVMIGISMALGGRMMVKLGQDVYIQLRDTVAAAEQNASLVSQLRDALARQQEAQKARSRFLGAASHDLRQPVQALLFLSDIFRKSTDPARRDQMALQIARTGESIDSMFRHLVDFAQIDAGTMKAVLRPVQLDRLVGAAVTGYAEKCAAKGLKFKLQMDEELAVAADPVLLERLLRNFLDNAYKYSLQGEISLRVAAHGGEVELQVTDQGVGMKPEELGQACNAFYRGPSASVAEAEGIGLGLAISKHMADLMHAQLQLVSHAGEGTRVSVRLPLVQGEQQAQAVGAPLRATAPLEGLLVAVLEDDRLARDALCAWLREAGAQVAQGSSLAVLQQELRRAPDFMVADFRLPEGNGVEAIHAIRSQHGPFPALIVSGEPDIAERDLGLPVLQKPVTPERLLQCLRQALPERSALPSSRVNEPA; this comes from the coding sequence GTGGGACAAACGGAAGGCGTGGCCGGCACCGAGGCGCCGGTGTCGGACGAACTGGTCAGGCGAAGCGTCGCCATCATCCTGGCGCAGACGCGCACGGGAGCGGTCACCGCGATCGTCATGGGCGGCCTGTTCGGCTTCATCTACGTGCCCACCGCCGGCTGGCTCGCCTACCTGGCGTGGTACCTGGTGTTCGCCGCCGGCATGGCCAGCCGCCAGCCTTACTTCCGCCGCCTGCTGGCGCGCGACGGCCCGACCCCCGCATCGCTGCGGCGCATCGCCTTCGTCGCCGCCTTCACCGGCTGGCTGGCGCCGCTGTCGGTGCCGCTGTTCGCGCACTACATCAGCATCGCCGACGTCGGCGTCATCACCATCATCATCGTCGGCTGGGTCTCGGTGGCCGTGGCCGTGCTGGCGGTGCAGCCCCGCGTCTATGGCGTGTACGTCACGGCCAGCCTGGCCACGGTGTACCTGGGCTGGATCCGGCTGGCCGACGCCTCGGACCTGGTCATGATCGGCATCAGCATGGCGCTGGGCGGCCGCATGATGGTGAAGCTGGGGCAGGACGTCTACATCCAGCTGCGCGACACGGTGGCTGCCGCGGAGCAGAACGCCTCGCTGGTCAGCCAGCTGCGCGACGCGCTGGCCCGCCAGCAGGAGGCGCAGAAGGCGCGCTCGCGCTTCCTGGGCGCCGCCAGCCACGACCTGCGCCAGCCGGTGCAGGCGCTGCTGTTCCTGTCCGACATCTTCCGCAAGTCGACCGACCCGGCGCGGCGCGACCAGATGGCGCTGCAGATCGCCCGCACCGGCGAATCCATCGACAGCATGTTCCGCCACCTGGTGGACTTCGCGCAGATCGACGCCGGCACCATGAAGGCCGTGCTGCGGCCCGTGCAGCTCGATCGCCTGGTGGGCGCAGCCGTCACGGGCTATGCCGAGAAGTGCGCTGCCAAGGGCCTCAAGTTCAAGCTGCAGATGGACGAGGAGCTGGCGGTCGCCGCCGACCCCGTGCTGCTGGAGCGGCTGCTGCGCAACTTCCTGGACAACGCCTACAAGTACTCGCTGCAGGGCGAGATCTCGCTGCGCGTGGCGGCCCACGGCGGCGAGGTGGAACTGCAGGTGACCGACCAGGGCGTGGGCATGAAGCCCGAGGAGCTGGGCCAGGCCTGCAACGCCTTCTACCGCGGGCCTTCGGCCAGCGTGGCGGAGGCCGAGGGCATCGGCCTGGGGCTGGCCATCTCCAAGCACATGGCCGACCTGATGCATGCGCAGTTGCAGCTGGTCTCGCATGCGGGCGAAGGCACGCGCGTCAGCGTGCGCTTGCCGCTGGTGCAGGGCGAGCAGCAGGCGCAGGCCGTCGGCGCCCCGCTGCGCGCCACTGCGCCGCTGGAAGGCCTGCTGGTGGCCGTGCTGGAAGACGACCGCCTCGCCCGCGACGCGCTGTGCGCCTGGCTGCGCGAAGCGGGCGCGCAGGTGGCGCAGGGCAGCAGCCTCGCGGTGCTGCAGCAGGAGCTGCGGCGCGCACCCGACTTCATGGTGGCCGACTTCCGCCTCCCGGAGGGCAACGGCGTCGAGGCGATCCACGCCATCCGTTCGCAGCATGGGCCGTTCCCGGCGCTGATCGTTTCCGGCGAACCCGACATCGCCGAGCGTGACCTGGGCCTGCCGGTGCTGCAGAAGCCGGTGACGCCCGAGCGCCTGCTGCAATGCCTGCGCCAGGCGCTGCCGGAGCGCAGCGCCCTGCCGTCCTCGCGCGTGAACGAACCGGCATGA